A portion of the Plasmodium relictum strain SGS1 genome assembly, chromosome: 11 genome contains these proteins:
- the TIM10 gene encoding mitochondrial import inner membrane translocase subunit TIM10, putative, with the protein MNDNISKVNSTVVELLGMSDLFKRMQNACWGKCIPDVNDSFLSVGETSCVDRCVHKYMEIHTLVGKNLQESQISK; encoded by the coding sequence ATGAATGATAATATTAGTAAAGTAAATAGTACAGTTGTTGAATTATTAGGTATGTCTGATTTGTTTAAACGAATGCAGAATGCTTGCTGGGGTAAGTGCATACCAGATGTAAAtgattcttttttatcaGTAGGTGAAACAAGTTGTGTTGATAGATGTGTTCATAAATATATGGAAATACATACATTAGTTGGAAAAAATTTACAAGAATCTCAAATTTCAAAATAG